TGAGTGCGGCAAAGCCGCTTTACAGAATTAAAAGAGAGTTGCAGTGCAAAGCGCTGCAACTCTCTTTTTTTAATTATAATTGGCTTACCAACCCTGAACTAATAGTAGGAATTTATGAAATCCTCTTTTGGGACTGACTATGTTAGCTTCCTTACGCGCCTTAGAGCAGGCGATCGCGTTACCTATGGGGGAACAGAGTGGGAAGTTGAAGACTTTAGCACCTATGATGATGCTAACGGTTACGAAACAATGGAATGGTTACTAAAGTCAGGTAAATCTAGTTATTATCTATTACGAGAAGTTGATCCTGAGAACCCTGAAACTCGCATCAATTGGTATTTGTCAGAAGAGATTGGAGTTAACCGTATATCGGGGGAACATGTGGGTGATGATGTCCGCTTTGCGCTTTGGGATGCCATGCATGAGCGCCGTGAGCCTTATTTCAAGTTAAGGGCTTTAGGAAGACTCTATTATTTTGAATCCCAAACTGAGGGAACTTATAAAAGTGAAGATGGTAGTGAATCTCGGACTACATGGGACTATTGGGACGAGGAGCATCTTTGGAATTTAGCGATTGAGGCTTGGCAAGATCGGGAACTCCATGTTTATTCCACAAAGAAAGTTAACCCTGAGGACTTTGCGATCGCTGAGAAGTCCATTACCATCCAAAGCTTTGCCTCCAAAAATTCTCCGAGCCATAATCAGAAAACCAATGATCGCACTTGGGAATGGGTTTGTGCATGGGCATTGGTAATTATTGGCTTCATTTTGATGACCTCTGGAGATTGGTAAGGCATGGCAACCTCTTTATTTGTCGAGCAGCACACCGATGGAATTGCTTTTTATATCAATGGGGAATTGCAGTTTCATAGTGCTGATGAAGCGATCTATCACGAATATTTGACGATTCCTGCGATCGCCTTAGCCGCTAAGCGCTTTCCTAATCAATTACTCAGAGTTCTCATTTGTGGTGGTGGTGATGGGCTTGCGGCGAGGGATATTTTACGATTCCCACAGGTCAATCAAATTGATCTAGTGGACTATTCTCAAGAAGTAGTTGATCTGGGTAAACAGGATTTTGCGAGTTTTAATCAAGGGAGTTTAGTTAACCCTAAAGTTGCGATTCATATTCAGGAAGCCTTTGCCTTTCTCAATCGCTTGGTACAAGAATTCTGTACGGAAAGCCTTCATGATTATAAATATCACGCCATTATTTGCGACTTCACCTATCCCGCCTCAGTTGCCGACACCCAAATCTATGCACTGGAATGGTTTAGTCTGCTCAAACAAGCGCTTATGCCTTTGGGAATTATTGCCACAAATGCAGTTTCCCCCGATCGCAATACATTAGCTTTCTGGTGCATTTATCAAACCATACAAGCCGCAGGTTTATCTGTAAAACCATTGCAGTTACAAATTCCCTCTTTTATCAATCATGACTATGGTAATTGGGGATTCTTGCTCGCTTCCGAAAAAGCTATTATCCGCTCAGAAATAGAGTCTCTAGATTTGCCACCTAATTTACAAGAGTTAAGTTTAGATGCTTTACAGACAGTATTTACTTTTGATACGGCGATCGCACAGACACGACATTCCGTAACTATTCATCAAAAAGATTCGTCGCAGTTACTTTTCTATTTACTCAATCGTTTAAATATCTCTCATCCTAATTCCTCAACAGTTTCTTCGGAAAATCCTCAAATTAATTTTCTTGATTTTCAAGATGCGCCAACAGCGATCGCAACTAGCAGACATAATTTCCAACTGAATGATCCCATGAGCCTAGAGGCTCTAGCGCAATCTTGGCTCAAGCAATTAGAGTCAAATCCTGATAGTCTTTTAATTCCTGCACAGCATCACTCGCATACGCCAGAAATTTCGCAGGAATGGTTAGGTAGAGCAAAACAACTACTCAATCAAATTGATTTTCCCCGCTTAATTGCCAAACTACTAGAGCGATCGCAAGAATTACCCCATGAAATTGCTGACGATTTGCGCGAATTGCAAAATAAAATCATCAAATTTCAGCAGGCTAAGCCTCTTGATGAGCAGGAATCCCAAGCAATTTCCACAGATTCCGAATCTAGACCTTCTTTTAATCTGACTACGGCTAAAGTAATTGCGATCGTCTCTTTAACTCTGTTAGTTGCTAATTTAGCGGCTCCTGATGCTGTATTTGCTAAGGGGTCAACCTCCTCTTCTGGATTTATTAGCAATGGTTCCGATGATGGCAGTGGTGGCTTAGGATTTTGGGGGTTGATGATGACAGTTGCAGGTATTTTTTGGTTAATTAATCTTGCTAACGACAATAAGAAATGATGATTTGTAGGAGTTTTCCAATGAGCGTACGCTCATTGGAAAACTCCTACAACTGAAAATCAACACCTAAACAGGGGAAAACAAAAAAGTGATTCTTAGGGAGTTGTTAGATAGCGATCGCATATCTTGGGACAATCTCACCCAAACATATCATCATGGCTGTTTTATGCAGTCTTGGACATGGGCAAACTTTCGCGAACTTGATGGCTATCAAACCTTTCGCTATGGACTTTTTGATGAATCAGATCAATTAATTGGGGGATGTATTTTCTACTTCTATCCTCAACGGAGTGCGGCAAATCTAATTTTTGCCTCTGCGGCTCCCCTATTACCACCAAATTTAGAAACGGAAGGAATGCAGCTTTTATTAAATCAAGCAGAAAAATTATCTCAAGGCATGGGTTCGGGTGGTGCGATCGCTTTACGCATCGAGCCTTTATTATCAGCAAAGCCTGAATGGATGAATCAGGATTTTGTGCGATCGCCTGCGGATCTCATGCCCTCAGAGACTCTCTGGATCGATCTCCAAAAAAGTGAATCAGTACTACTTGCAGAAATGCTTCCTAAAGGACGCTATAACATCGGTCTCAGTCAGCGTCATGGAGTTGAGACAGTGTTCACTAGCGAAGATGCGGCAATTCCCCATTTTTATGACTTATTTTATGAAACAGCACAACGCCAAGGCTTTTTAAGCGAATCCTATGGATTTTTTATCAAACTTTGCCAAAATCTATTTCGTGAAGGAATGGCGGAAATTGGCTTTGCTAAATACAACGGCAAAATACTCGCCACAATTTTATTAATCTACTGGGGCGATCGCTGTACTTATCTCTATGGTGGACGTAGTGAAAGCGCAAGGCAGGTAATGCCCGTATATGCGTTGCATTGGGCAGCAATGCAACGCGCCAAACAACTTGGTCACAGGATTTATGATTTTTATGGCTACAGTGATGATCCAACCCATGCCTATTACAAGTTTTCCCGATTTAAACGTCAATTTGGTGGCACAGTCAAAAAGACTATCGGTGCTCATGACTATTTCTTTTATGATCGTTTAGCGGATGCAGTTATTCGTTTATTGCGATAATTAATGCATCTAGTTGAGTTTGAGAGAATCTATGCAGCCTAAAGCCTTGCAAAAAATTGCTAAAGATGAATATAACGATAATTTTATTGATCGTTTGTTTATCTGGTTATTTTCCCGCAAAATGTCAGAGGCTTTAGGTAAAGGAACTGAAATCGATGGCTATGCGGGCTTTGTAGACTTGTCCAAGAAAATTATGCAGGGACGCAACGCGCAAGAGCAGCAAGTAATTGTTGCTAAAGTGCTGCAATCCTTAGTACCATCGCCAGCACTTTGGGCAATCCGCACTTTTTTCTCTCCAACGAGGCTAGTATGTGTTCTCAATGCGTGGTTCGCGGCACAACTGTTTGAGTGGCTCGTTGGTCCCTGCGACGTTATTGAGGCTGAGGTGGATTTGCCCGATGGAACCGTGCGATCGCAACCATCAGCAGTGCATATTAAAAAATGCCGTTATCTGGTTGATAGTGGTTGTGTTGGTATGTGTGTCAATATGTGTAAAGTACCGACCCAAACATTTTTTACAGAGAAGTTTGGAATTCCACTAACCATGACCCCCAATTTTGAAGATCTCAGTTGCAAAATGATTTTTGGACAAATGCCTCCCGATCCAGCAGTAGATCCTGCCTATGAGCAATCATGTTTAGAATATCAATGCCCAACGGCAAGTCTCGCAGATAAGGCTTGTCCTAAGTTAAGTTGACATTTTTACAAGGCACAGCGCTGTAAAATCAATAGGATTAAAAATAATGCCACTATGCTAGGCAAGCTGCTCGATCGACGATATCGCATTATGAAAGAATTAGCAGAAGGAGGTTTTTCCCAAACTTACCTTGCTGAAGATACTCGTTTGCCCAAAAATCCTAAATGCGTTGTCAAGCATCTCAATCCCACTATTGATGATCCCGTTTTTACCCAAAAGGCTCTTGAACTATTTAAAGCCGAGGCAGAAACCTTACAAGAATTGGGTAGACACGATCGCATTCCTCAACTCTATGCCTATTTTCAAGAGAATAAAGAATTCTATCTAGTTCAAGAATATATTGCAGGACATCCACTGAGTACCGAAATGGTTCCGGGGAGCCAAATGGCAGAAGCAAGGGTAGCCCAAATTGTTAAAGAAGTTTTGGAAATCCTTCAATTTGTCCATCATTACAATGTCATTCATCGCGATATTAAACCAAGTAATTTAATTCGTCGTCATAGTGATGGCAAATTAGTTCTCATTGACTTTGGTACGGTCAAGCAAGTCCAAATGGAAGTTGCCAATGCCCATCACAAAGCAAGAGTCACGTTACCAATAGGCACTCCCGGATATATGTCCTACGAACAAGAGCGGGGACAGTCGGTATCATGTAGTGATATTTATTCCTTGGGAATGGTTGCTTTACAAGCACTGACAGGCAAGCATCCTAGCCAATTTTCACGGGATCGGGACAATGAAATTATTTGGCGAAACTATGCCAAGGTTAGTCGCGAATTTGCCGCCATTTTGGATCGGATGATCCGATGTAATCCTCGCGATCGCTACCAAACCGTCGATGAAGTGATCAAAGACATGGCAAAGTTACCAAAGCTAAGTACAGCTTCACCTAGAATTACAGATGATCGCGAAGTTCCTCCTAACCCTTGGCTGTTACCATCGGCGATCGCATTTTTAATCATAGCTACTGGCAGTTATCTACTAGTAACAGGTTGGAACCCATTACGGAGTGATAATTCCTTAACCATTAAGCCTAGCTCAACGCCCTTGCCTAGTAGCTCTTTGGAAGCCCCTAGTCCCCAAGCTGTGCCGGCTGTACCAGTTGATCGCAACTATGCTCAACTCCGTAGCTATCTCGCCGCCAAAGATTGGAAAGAAGCGGATAACGAAACCTATTTATCACTTCTCAAAGCTGCGGGAAATCAATCCTATAATGATGGAAGCTTTCATCCTGACGAATTTAAACAAATAAGTTGTGCTGATTTAGTTTTGATCGATCAGTTATGGACACAGGCAAGTAATGGAAAGTTGGGTCTATCTGCTCAAAAGAAACTTTACACTGCTAATGATAAAGATATTCGTAAAACATACGAAAGTATGGGCTGGATTAATAGCTCTGGAGAATCAGCGATCGAAACTGCCTACAATCGTCAAACTTCGCGATGGGACTATCTCGAAGGTCGTCAACCTAATTTCAAATCTCCACCTACTGGTCATTTGCCATTTTTGTTACGCGATCCTGCAAACAAAAATTTAGAGAAAATCATAGCAGTTCTCTATCGATGTTCATCCTAATCCTTCCAAAAGGAAGGCGGCGCGAAGCGCCGTCTTTCTTTTGGAAGGATTGGATTTCTAAATCGTTTGTAGATTTTTTTGGTTAGTAGAAATGCACCCCGAAGGGGTGCATTTCTACTAACTATTTAACGTCAGTTCAGGTTAAGCTGGCAAATTTTAAAATCTCAAACTCGCGTTAAAGAAGGCAAGCCTCATAGCTGCCTTTGGGTTTAGCTAAAAACTAATTTGTCATCCTCGACGGTGATGTAGATGCTATAACCTTCAGTGAAAATTCCTTCAAGGATTTTGGTGGCGATGGGGTTCTCAATTTCTCGCTGAATCGCTCGCTTCAGAGGACGCGCACCATAGGACGGATCGTAGCCAACAGCCGCGATGTAATCTTTCGCCTCTTCGCTGAGATTTAGAGAAATCTTGCGATCGCTAAGTCGATTTTCGATACGTTTAATTTGTAACGTCGCAATTGAGCGGATCTCATTACGACGTAGCGCATGGAAGATCACCGTCTCATCAATGCGGTTGAGAAACTCTGGACGGAAGTGATTGCGGAGCACATCTAGAACTTTATCGCGCATTTCCTCATAACGTGAGTCACCGTCAAGCTCAGTGGGTAAATCCTTAGATACTTCAAGAATGCGATCGCTACCAATATTACTAGTCATGATGATTACTGTATTTTTGCAATCAACTAAGCGTCCTTGACTATCGGTAATACGTCCATCATCGAGAACTTGCAAGAGAATATTAAAGACATCAGGGTGAGCCTTCTCGACTTCATCAAAAAGAACTACTGAATAGGGATGACGACGCACCGCTTCTGAGAATTGTCCGCCTTCCTCATAGCCCACATATCCGGGGGGCGCACCGATTAGTCGCGATACGGAATGTTTCTCCATATATTCCGACATATCAATGCGAATCATTGAGCTATCGGCATCAAACAGAAATTCCGCAAGGGCACGAGCAAGTTCAGTTTTACCAACACCCGTAGGACCTAAAAACAGGAACGATCCAAGAGGACGATTAGGATCATTCATGCCTGCACGGGCGCGGCGAATTGCCGATGCTACTGAGCTTACAGCTTCCTCCTGTCCAATCACACGATCGTGGAGATGGGTTTCGAGGGTGAGTAATTTCTGACGTTCAGATAGCAATAACTTCTTCAGAGGAATGCCTGTCCAACGCGCCACAATTTCGGCAATGTCATCTTCGGTAACTTGCTCACGGAATAAAATCGAACCGTCAGCCCTAGCACGATTCAGTTCGAGTTCTGCCTCATCAAGATTTTTCTCTAGTTCCGTTAATCTGCCGTATTTCAACTCAGCCGCTTTATTGAGATTAAATTCTCGTTCAGCTTGCTCAATCTGCAACTTAGTTTGATCGATTTGCTCTTTTAGCGATCGCAAATTATCAATCGTGTCTTTTTCCTGCTGCCAACGATCATCAAGGGCAACTTGGCGATCGCGCAATTCATTCATCTCCTTGTCGAGCCGATCTAGACGATCCTGCACAGCCTTACTGCTCTTAGTTTTATAAACAACCTTGCCTTCAGCCTCGACACGCTCAACGGGGGTAAAATCGCCTTCCTTTTGCAAGGAGAGTCTTTCCATTTCCAATTGCATTAGGCGGCGATCGATCTCATCAAGTTCTAATGGTTTAGATGTGATTTCCATCTTCAACTTTGCTGCCGATTCATCGACTAGATCGATCGCCTTATCTGGTAAAAAGCGATCGGTAATGTAGCGATTTGATAAAGTTGCTGCCGCCACTAATGCCGAGTCGGAGATATTTACACCATGATGCACTTCATAACGCTCTTTCAAACCACGCAAAATGGAAATAGTATCTTCCACTGTGGGCTGATCGACGAGAACTTGCTGGAATCGTCTTTCTAATGCGGCATCCTTCTCAATATATTGTCGATATTCATCCAAGGTAGTCGCGCCAATACAACGGAGTTCTCCACGCGCTAACATTGGTTTGAGTAAGTTCCCTGCATCCATTGCCCCCTGCTGTGTTGCTCCTGCACCAACGACCGTATGCAATTCATCAATAAACAGTACGATCTGACCATCGGAGTTGAGAACTTCCTTAAGAACTGCCTTTAAGCGATCTTCAAATTCACCACGATATTTTGCCCCTGCAATCAGTGAACCCATATCAAGGCTAATAATTGTGCGGTCTTTGAGGGATTCGGGCACATCACCACGAATAATGCGTTGAGCTAGCCCTTCTGCGATCGCAGTTTTACCTACCCCCGGTTCCCCAATCAACACAGGATTGTTTTTGGTGCGCCGAGATAACACCTGTACAACTCGCCTGATTTCATCATCACGCCCAATGACAGGATCGAGCTTGCCTTCTTTTGCCTGTTCTGTCAGATCGCGCCCATATTTCTCTAAAGCGGCATACTTCGCTTCAGGATTCTGATCGGTAATCGTCTGGCTACCGCGAACTGATTTAATTGCATCCTCTAGCTTTTTGCGATCGATGCTTAGGTCACGATAGAGTCTTTTGCCGAGGCGATCGTCATCGGCTAAACCGATCAGCATATGCTCGATCGCCATAAAGTCATCACCAAAGCTCTTGCGACTCTCTTCAGCGCGATCGAGCCATACCTCTAGATTGCGCCCCAGATATAACTGCTCGGGACTTGCCACACGGGGCTGTCGCCGCAAAAACTCTTCCACCTGTCGCCTTGCCCGCGCCATTGGTACTGCCATCACGGTAAAGATGGTTGTCGTCAAACCCTCTTCCTGCTCCAGTAGCGCCATTACTAAGTGCTCGACTTCGAGCTGCTGATGTTGCGATCGCCTTGCGACCTCTTGCGATTTGACGATCGCTTCCCATGCTTTTTCGGTAAATTTTTTCGGATCGGTTGGTTGCATTGGCTTTGGTTACAGCAGGATCAGGTGTGATGACTAATGTTAGTTAAGATAAGTTTACATTATCGTCAAAGCCTATAAAACCCCGTTACTAACTGTCTATTTTGTTTGCAATGGTTTTAATAATATTCCTAACTTTAGTGATTGGAAGCTATGTATTGTCAAGCGATCTCTCTAGGTATGAAGTTTTAAGTTGGTTCAAGTATTCTCAATTAAACTCAATAAATATTCTTGTCATTTACTCTTATTTTTAAGTATTTTCAAGTTATAGTCATAAAAAATGAGAATTAACTAGAATTTAATGAAACGCTTATATTTTGGGGATAATTTGCAGGTTTTGCGGGAGAGCATTAACTCAGAAAGCGTTGATTTGGTTTATCTCGATCCGCCTTTTAACTCGAATGCGGACTATAACGTGATTTTTGGTGGTCGCAAGTCGGGGGATGTACCGCCACAGGCTCAAATTACAGCTTTTGAGGATACTTGGCATTGGAGCGATGAGTCGGCGCGGACTTTGCAAGCTTTATATGATGTAAATGGGGATTTGGCAGAATTATTAGATTTGTTGGTGCGGCGTTTGGGGCATAACGATCTGTCGGCTTATTTGGTGATGATGGCAATTCGTTTAGTCGAACTTCATCGTGTTCTCAAACCTACAGGAAGTCTGTATTTACATTGCGATCCAACAGCTAGTCATTATCTCAAAGTCATTCTTGATTCTATTTTTAGCATTCAAAATTATCGTAGTGAAATTACTTGGAAGCGAACAACAGCACATAACGATCCAAAAAAATATGGAGCAAATACAGATATTCTTTTGTATTACGCAAAAAGTTCCAATTATGTTTGGAACGCAGTATTTACAGAACATTCTGAGGCATATAAATCTAGGTTTCGCCATCTAGATTCTGATGGTAGAAGATGGACAGACGATAATTTAACAGCTAAAGGATTATCAGGAGGTGGATATACCTATGAATACAAGGGAATTACTTCTTTATGGAGATGTCCTATTGAAAAAATGCAAAAGCTTGATTCAGAGAATAAACTTCACTTTACAAAAAATGGTGGAATTCGACTAAAACGCTATCTTGATGAAAACTTAGGTACTCCTTTACAAGCCTTATGGGATGATATTCCTCCAATTAATTCTCAAGCAAAAGAACGTTTAGGATATCCAACTCAAAAACCTTTAGCACTATTAGAAAGAATCCTTCAAGCAAGCTCTAACGAAGGCGATATCGTCTTAGATCCATTTTGTGGATGTGGTACAGCCCTTCATGCTGCCCAAAAACTAAACCGTAACTGGATTGGGATTGACATTACTCATCTCGCAATCTCCCTAATCGAAAGCCGTTTACAATCAGCATTCCCAAAAATTGAATTTGAAGTATTCGGCACACCCAAAGACTTTGCTAGCGCCCAAGACCTCTCCAAACGCGACAAATATCAATTTCAATGGTGGGCTTGCTCTCTTGTCAAAGTGCCACCCTATCAAGGTAAAAAGAAAGGTGCAGATGGCGGCATTGATGGCTTGCGCTATATTTCTGACCTTGACGAAAACAAACGCGAAATTAAACGGAAGATCGTCGTCTCCGTCAAAGGTGGCGATAATGTCAGCGTGTCAATGGTGCGTGATCTCATCGGTACAATGTCCACCAACAAAGCCGATCTCGGATTCTTTGTCACCTTAGCCGAACCCACCAAAGCCATGATCACTGAAGCAACCAAAGCAGGATTCTATCGTGCCGCCAATGGCAAAGACTATCCCCGCGTCCAAATTTTCACCATCGAAGATTTACTCTCAGGAGCCAAGAAACCCGAATATCTCGATCTCAGCCTCGGTGACATCACCTTCAAACGCGCCGAGAAAGAAAGCATGACCGTTCAGCCAGAATTATTTTGATTATTTATACACACTATTATGTCTAGACGCGATAGCTTACATTTATCCCTACGCCGCACCCTCGAAAAAGATGGTTGGACAATTACTGATGATCCGCTACTTTTGGTCTTAGGAGAAACATTGCTAAAAGCTGATTTAGGAGCTGAAAAAGTCTTTACTGCTGAAAAAGAAGGACATAAAATTGCTGTCGAAGTCAAAGATTTTGACTCACCTTCAGTAATTAATGAGTTACAAAAAACATTGGGACAGCTACAGCTTTATCAATGGTCATTGGAAACCCAAGAACCAGATCGTCAATTGTTTCTAGCTGTCAGTCAAGAAATGTATACAAAACACTTTCAAAAAGAAATTTTCCAGATCGCAATCAGGCGAAATAAAATTAATTTAATAGTATACAAACCAGAGCAGGAGGTTATTACTCAATGGATAACACAATAAGCTATGCAGAGATTCTAAAACGAACTGTGAATGATGCCACAATCCATCAGCCAAGATTGCAGGCGATCAAACTATATCCAGTTTGCGATCTTGATTCTGGTCAATTTGTTGTTCTTGCCACAGGATTTGACAAACAAAAATGGATGGATTTTGTACTGTTTCATGCACGACTTGTTGAGAAAGATAATAGTGATCGCCAAGTCATCATCGAAGAAGATAATTTTGAAGAAGGATTAACAAATGCACTCATCGAAGCAGGGATCAAAAAAGAAGATATCGTCACCAGTTGGCAACAAGCGATTGCCTAAAATCTTTGAATATATCAGAGGTTTATAATGTCTCATTACTATAACTTTCAAAAAAATAGTGAAGATGGAACATCTATCCATTTTCTTGACTGGTGAGACTCTTGGGTTAAATCCATCAGTAATTGTGACCATGCACCTTCATAGAGACTAGGTGTCATCGGTTCTCCTGATTGAATGGACTTGACCCAGCGATCGCATATAGCTAAAACAGGGGCAAGCCGACCATCGGTATAGGTTTTTGGTAAATCGTATTCGGGTGGTATCGGTACAATTTCCATTTCGGTGCGATCGAGTTTGCCTTGGCGCAAGCTGAAACCATGCACATAATCTGCTTGATTAGAGCTTCCTAAAACTAGGGTTCCATTTTCGCCATAAACTGTCAGCCAATGTCCACGCCCACGATAGGTGACTGTGCTGAGAGAAATATTGCAAGGCGTGCCATCGGTAAGTTCTAAGAGAATATTGCAGGTATCATCAGCATCCACGGGGCGCAGAATCCCATCAGCATCGGGACGTTCGGTAATGCCTGTACTGAGTTGTCCAGATAGACTTTTGATATCGCCAAATAACCAGCGCACATAGTCAAAGGCATGGGAACCGATCGCACCCAATGCGCCGCCACCATAATCCTTTTGGCTATACCAATTCCACACCCGCTTAGGATCGGCACGCCCCTGCACTAGCCAATCAATGGTAATCATCCGCTTTTTGCCCACATGATTGTGCTCTAGCAAATGTTTAAAGTATTTCCACTGCGGTACACAACGAAACTCAAAATCTGTTGCTGTGACAACTTGTTTCTCTTGAGCAAGACGATACA
The sequence above is drawn from the Pseudanabaena yagii GIHE-NHR1 genome and encodes:
- a CDS encoding element excision factor XisI family protein, which translates into the protein MDNTISYAEILKRTVNDATIHQPRLQAIKLYPVCDLDSGQFVVLATGFDKQKWMDFVLFHARLVEKDNSDRQVIIEEDNFEEGLTNALIEAGIKKEDIVTSWQQAIA
- a CDS encoding Gfo/Idh/MocA family protein, with amino-acid sequence MSKIGVGIIGTGFGQIIHIPALQIHPDTEVVAVYHRDRIKAQQIADKFGIPHACDRLEDLLALQSVQAVTISTPPSFHYEQAKMAIEAGKHILLEKPVTMNFQEAIALYRLAQEKQVVTATDFEFRCVPQWKYFKHLLEHNHVGKKRMITIDWLVQGRADPKRVWNWYSQKDYGGGALGAIGSHAFDYVRWLFGDIKSLSGQLSTGITERPDADGILRPVDADDTCNILLELTDGTPCNISLSTVTYRGRGHWLTVYGENGTLVLGSSNQADYVHGFSLRQGKLDRTEMEIVPIPPEYDLPKTYTDGRLAPVLAICDRWVKSIQSGEPMTPSLYEGAWSQLLMDLTQESHQSRKWIDVPSSLFF